The Nodosilinea sp. PGN35 genome includes a region encoding these proteins:
- a CDS encoding baseplate J/gp47 family protein, with product MSFAPKPFEAIYTELVNSTQTRLKELGNRGEGIDLAVGSVIRTLYESFAYEMALLYEQMDQVYHSAFIDTASGLQLEMVAAILGIQRGLPDYAEGVVTFTRDAGQEDIEIPIGTLVTTEDSDRAPRKAYTTIEARLFPAADTEITVKVQAMERGETQVVAANTIAVMPLPVAGVKAVRNPEATQFLGKRLETDDELRQRAKSALLASGKASLSAIETALLSQSGVREVKVVEPGPGETGQTYGVLDIYIDDRDLETMPPSGWLPQPSQLASSPSPSADRNDNPLASTLALTEGQRQQNRVAALRQRVDQVRAAGVYVRLHGAELVRLDGMVQVAVAATADPEAVTAEVKRAIATHLAQLPLGKPLLFPPLVQAMLAVPGVANVEEFALLPHWPSQAAPSAPVLSSAKRLDPASCGLLASKFRLGDFRVVSQPQDIPVRVELRAASLTSATEQAMLSALQRWFQDALLPGAPLVKAELLAQIPASVRPRPDSLRLLPQRPSPLVRPEETALIPGFAERFVLAEPLALYDRDLGLVGALRVTLPKPLTPDERTQTWAEMRNHLQRFLHRWPPRQDLALTQLQDAASEVLAVADLDPQDFQALGSDGAADRLDAEHRAMRVEPYERLQLAHLLISDRTEPLTVTLTGLEITIRWLTDDMPSPPTVVRIRSDARDPAATPAVSADGEAAAASSRDDLLAALKTTLRNAVTTFAAQPPGQDFDLATLRQHLEATPDRSGQFRSLVFTVAGLTVTARSVDGRSQTAQFGGTSATAQTIHVRSLEQVVAVALQPTPDPITVLPPPA from the coding sequence ATGAGCTTTGCCCCCAAGCCCTTTGAGGCCATCTACACAGAACTGGTGAACTCCACCCAGACCCGCCTCAAGGAGCTGGGGAATCGGGGGGAGGGGATCGATCTGGCCGTGGGCAGCGTCATTCGCACCCTCTACGAATCCTTTGCCTACGAGATGGCTCTGCTCTACGAGCAGATGGATCAGGTCTACCACTCGGCTTTTATCGACACCGCCAGCGGCCTGCAGCTGGAGATGGTAGCGGCCATTTTGGGTATTCAGCGGGGCCTGCCCGACTACGCCGAGGGCGTCGTCACCTTTACGCGAGATGCGGGCCAGGAGGATATTGAAATCCCCATCGGGACGCTGGTGACGACGGAGGACAGCGATCGCGCCCCCCGCAAGGCCTACACCACGATTGAGGCCAGGCTGTTTCCGGCGGCCGACACCGAAATCACCGTCAAGGTGCAGGCGATGGAGCGGGGGGAAACCCAGGTGGTGGCGGCCAATACCATTGCGGTGATGCCCCTGCCCGTGGCGGGGGTAAAGGCCGTTCGCAATCCTGAAGCCACCCAGTTTTTGGGCAAGCGCTTAGAAACCGACGACGAACTGCGCCAGCGAGCCAAAAGCGCCCTCCTGGCCTCTGGCAAGGCCTCGCTCTCAGCCATTGAAACCGCCCTGCTGAGCCAGTCAGGGGTGCGCGAGGTGAAGGTGGTGGAGCCGGGGCCGGGGGAGACAGGGCAGACCTACGGCGTGTTAGATATCTACATCGACGATCGCGACCTCGAAACCATGCCCCCCAGCGGCTGGCTACCCCAGCCCTCGCAGCTTGCTAGTTCGCCCTCCCCCAGCGCCGATCGAAACGACAACCCCCTGGCCTCGACGCTGGCCCTCACCGAGGGGCAACGCCAGCAAAACCGGGTCGCCGCTTTGCGCCAGCGGGTCGATCAGGTGCGGGCGGCGGGGGTGTATGTGCGGCTGCACGGGGCTGAACTGGTCAGGCTCGACGGCATGGTGCAGGTGGCGGTGGCGGCCACGGCGGATCCAGAGGCGGTGACGGCAGAGGTGAAACGGGCGATCGCCACCCACCTGGCCCAGCTGCCCCTCGGCAAACCTCTGCTGTTTCCGCCCCTGGTGCAGGCCATGCTGGCGGTGCCGGGGGTGGCCAACGTGGAGGAGTTTGCCCTCCTGCCCCACTGGCCCAGTCAAGCTGCACCCTCGGCCCCGGTGTTGAGCAGCGCCAAACGCCTTGACCCCGCCAGCTGCGGGCTGTTGGCCAGCAAGTTTCGCCTGGGCGATTTTCGGGTGGTGAGCCAGCCCCAGGACATTCCCGTGCGGGTAGAACTGCGGGCTGCCTCCCTGACCTCGGCCACCGAACAGGCGATGCTCAGCGCCCTCCAGCGCTGGTTCCAAGACGCTCTGCTCCCCGGAGCGCCGCTGGTGAAGGCCGAACTCCTCGCCCAGATCCCCGCCTCGGTCAGGCCCAGGCCCGACAGTTTGCGCCTCCTTCCCCAGCGGCCATCACCCCTGGTGCGACCGGAGGAGACCGCCTTGATTCCCGGCTTTGCGGAGCGGTTTGTGCTGGCGGAACCGCTGGCCCTCTACGACCGCGACCTGGGCCTGGTGGGGGCCCTGCGGGTGACGTTGCCCAAACCGCTCACCCCCGACGAGCGGACGCAGACATGGGCTGAAATGCGAAATCATCTGCAACGCTTTCTGCACCGCTGGCCGCCCCGGCAGGATTTGGCCCTGACACAGCTGCAAGACGCGGCCAGCGAGGTTCTGGCTGTGGCGGATCTCGACCCCCAGGATTTTCAAGCCTTGGGGAGCGATGGGGCGGCCGATCGGCTGGATGCTGAGCACCGGGCCATGCGCGTGGAACCCTATGAACGGCTACAGCTGGCCCATCTGCTGATTAGCGATCGCACTGAGCCCCTCACCGTCACCCTCACCGGCCTCGAAATTACCATCCGCTGGCTGACCGACGATATGCCCTCGCCGCCGACCGTGGTGCGCATTCGCTCCGATGCCCGAGATCCGGCAGCCACCCCCGCCGTGTCTGCCGACGGCGAAGCGGCGGCAGCAAGTTCACGGGATGACCTGCTCGCAGCCCTGAAAACTACCCTGCGAAACGCCGTAACCACCTTTGCGGCCCAGCCCCCTGGCCAGGATTTTGATCTCGCGACCCTGCGCCAACACCTGGAAGCCACCCCCGATCGCAGCGGTCAATTCCGCAGTCTGGTATTCACCGTTGCGGGCCTGACGGTGACGGCCCGCAGCGTCGATGGGCGATCGCAAACCGCCCAGTTCGGCGGCACCTCCGCCACCGCCCAAACCATCCACGTGCGCTCCCTCGAACAGGTGGTCGCTGTGGCCCTCCAGCCCACCCCCGATCCCATCACCGTCCTGCCGCCCCCCGCCTAG
- a CDS encoding DUF2634 domain-containing protein yields MPIDLSLIHHNPNRDPNQRDPASRATRHSVDLSVNPRSLFNTVSDRANLGQAILNRLHTHQGALAELGHPDYGSRLHELVGELNNDRTRRLAELYIRQCLAQEVRIAEVVAVVFAPPTLAGRSTLAAQVSLRPVDDLTAMVLDLTLTL; encoded by the coding sequence ATGCCCATCGACCTCTCCCTCATCCACCACAACCCCAACCGCGACCCCAACCAGCGAGACCCCGCCAGCCGAGCCACTCGCCACAGCGTTGACCTGTCCGTTAACCCGCGCAGCCTGTTTAACACCGTCAGCGATCGCGCCAACCTGGGGCAGGCCATCCTCAACCGGCTGCACACCCACCAGGGAGCCCTGGCGGAACTGGGCCACCCCGACTACGGCTCGCGGCTCCACGAGCTGGTGGGCGAGCTAAACAACGATCGCACCCGCCGCCTGGCGGAACTCTACATTCGTCAGTGTCTGGCCCAGGAAGTCCGCATCGCCGAAGTGGTGGCGGTCGTCTTTGCCCCGCCCACCCTGGCGGGACGCAGCACCCTGGCCGCCCAGGTCAGCCTGCGCCCGGTGGACGACCTGACGGCGATGGTGCTTGACCTCACCCTCACCCTGTGA
- a CDS encoding phage baseplate assembly protein V: MDSIVGVMKKVAEQEVRRIYTTELGIVTAIFPHESDSDKNNYQCSVKLKNKKQPDGKDFELRQVPVATPHLGQANIPSVNDLVLITFVGGDLNAPIIIGRLYNDQDQPPLSKDKEFVLQHGLQGGSCLKIDAEGTLTLTSKDEKTILTVTDKTVEATTENSALTLNDGDITAKNQECEVTLKGSTITVSNGTCKLTIEGGGITLDAASGNVTIKGMGSIKIGDAATGGVQVGGRAPGNAVADNDDIILSSHTHVGNLGAPCPVMVPMEKINSIQAKARNTKVG; the protein is encoded by the coding sequence ATGGACTCCATTGTGGGCGTGATGAAAAAGGTGGCAGAGCAGGAAGTGCGCCGCATCTACACCACCGAACTGGGGATTGTCACCGCCATTTTTCCCCACGAGAGCGACAGCGACAAAAACAACTACCAGTGCTCGGTAAAGCTCAAAAACAAAAAGCAGCCCGACGGCAAAGACTTTGAGCTGCGCCAGGTGCCCGTAGCCACGCCCCACCTGGGCCAGGCGAATATTCCCAGCGTCAATGACCTGGTGCTGATTACCTTTGTGGGCGGCGACCTCAACGCGCCGATCATCATCGGGCGGCTCTACAACGATCAAGATCAGCCCCCCCTGAGCAAAGACAAAGAGTTTGTGCTACAGCACGGCCTCCAGGGCGGCAGCTGCCTCAAAATCGACGCCGAGGGCACCCTCACCCTGACCAGCAAAGACGAGAAAACCATCCTTACCGTCACCGACAAAACCGTAGAGGCCACCACCGAAAACAGCGCCCTGACCCTCAACGATGGCGACATCACCGCCAAAAACCAGGAGTGCGAAGTCACCCTCAAAGGCAGCACCATCACCGTCAGCAACGGCACCTGCAAGCTCACGATTGAGGGGGGCGGCATCACCCTGGATGCGGCCAGCGGCAACGTCACCATCAAGGGCATGGGCAGCATCAAAATTGGCGATGCCGCCACGGGCGGGGTGCAGGTGGGCGGTCGAGCACCGGGCAACGCCGTCGCCGACAACGACGACATCATTCTGTCGAGCCATACCCACGTGGGCAACCTGGGCGCGCCCTGCCCGGTGATGGTGCCGATGGAGAAAATTAACTCGATTCAAGCCAAAGCACGCAATACCAAGGTGGGATAG
- a CDS encoding phage late control D family protein: MPTLQYQITLGSTTIAPTSQAALVSLTAEATLAIPVNTCRLVVANPPSLAVGDAVEVKLGYGQTPQSVFKGEVAHLHWALTGLEVEAVSQLWRLTTTHLNLLFEKSTAKAIAADVARRCRVSVGRAEEGIQFPVYALGDQVSAYGHLRHLAEQCGFDLYGDRADQLVFAPYQPSQTHEFGYGVDLLAYDWSQGPSPITGVEVYGESPASQGQGDKAYSWLTKKEVKGSSGKRSGTVLYRVEPTARTQALAGDMATALLKSHRGQRQGWATALGNPAAGLGDRLSLAKLPVAAHNGRYKITGVRHRLSQRQGFCTTLQWQEEP, translated from the coding sequence ATGCCCACGCTTCAGTATCAAATTACCCTGGGTAGCACCACGATTGCCCCCACCAGCCAGGCCGCTCTGGTCAGCCTAACTGCCGAGGCGACGCTGGCGATTCCGGTCAACACCTGTCGGCTGGTGGTGGCCAACCCGCCGTCTTTGGCAGTGGGCGATGCGGTAGAGGTGAAGCTGGGCTACGGTCAGACGCCGCAGTCCGTCTTTAAAGGCGAGGTGGCCCACCTGCACTGGGCCTTGACGGGGCTGGAGGTAGAAGCGGTCAGCCAGCTGTGGCGGCTAACCACGACCCACCTCAACCTGCTGTTTGAAAAATCTACGGCCAAAGCGATCGCGGCGGATGTGGCCAGGCGCTGCCGGGTGTCGGTGGGCAGGGCGGAGGAGGGGATTCAGTTTCCGGTCTATGCCCTGGGGGATCAGGTTTCGGCCTACGGCCATCTGCGTCACCTGGCGGAGCAGTGCGGCTTTGACCTCTACGGCGATCGCGCCGACCAGCTGGTGTTTGCCCCCTACCAGCCCAGCCAAACCCATGAGTTTGGCTACGGCGTAGACCTGCTGGCCTACGACTGGAGCCAGGGCCCCAGCCCCATCACGGGGGTCGAGGTGTATGGCGAAAGCCCGGCCAGCCAGGGTCAGGGCGACAAAGCCTACAGCTGGCTGACCAAAAAGGAGGTCAAAGGCAGCAGCGGCAAGCGCAGCGGCACCGTGCTGTACCGGGTGGAGCCCACCGCCCGCACCCAGGCGCTCGCAGGCGACATGGCCACCGCCCTGTTAAAGTCCCACCGGGGGCAGCGGCAGGGCTGGGCCACAGCTTTGGGCAATCCGGCGGCGGGGCTGGGCGATCGCCTTTCCTTGGCCAAGCTGCCCGTGGCCGCCCACAATGGACGCTACAAAATCACCGGGGTGCGCCACCGGCTCAGCCAGCGGCAAGGGTTTTGCACCACGCTCCAGTGGCAGGAGGAACCCTAA